Proteins from a single region of Candidatus Scalindua japonica:
- a CDS encoding aconitate hydratase: MTIEICRKLYKDIGEKHQRARDVLRRGLTLTEKTLYSHMKLEEIKPYTRKESNVDLYPDRIAMQDATAQMAILQFISSGVPSVHVPTTVHCDHLILAHHGVSDDLPAAKMTNKEVYDFLASAAKKYGMGFWDPGAGIIHQVVLENYAFPGALLIGTDSHTPNGGGLGMLAIGVGGADAVDVMVGLPFGIKWPGVIGIKLTGKLSGWSSPKDVILRVMKELTVKGGTGSVVEYFGDGASSISCTGKATICNMGAEHGATTSTFPLDSKMLEYLRATDRSDIAILAEEYSEYFRADEEVYADPAKYYDKIVEINLTELEPLVCGPHTPDKVRSVSEFRDEIVKEDYPDNVKYALIGSCTNSSYEDMGRAAAVAKDAVVKGLKLSAPLLVTPGSNLIEDTIKRDGQMKALTDAGATELANACGPCIGQWKRTDIGEGERNTIVNSYNRNFRARNDGNKETLSFICSPELVTAYAFSGSLSFNPLKDKLKTVSGQEVMLEEPSAEELPSAGFTGCGKGYVPPEDDGSKVEIVINPESERLQVLAPFLPWDGNDFVDVPLLLKASGKCTTDHISPAGPWLKFRGHLDRISDNAFSGTVNAFDGSVGTGKNQFTGKRGIRFSDIARDYKERGVSWVVAGDENYGEGSSREHAAMSPRFLGAAAVIVRSFARIHETNLKKQGVLPLTFVNPADYEKFCEDDKVSITGLEGLAPGKNVSVKIKHSDGTEDSIETKHTMSDQQIEWFRTGSALNKIARDLEG; encoded by the coding sequence ATGACAATTGAAATATGCAGAAAATTATATAAGGATATAGGAGAAAAACATCAGAGAGCACGAGACGTTCTGAGGAGGGGCTTGACCCTCACGGAGAAAACCCTTTATTCGCATATGAAACTGGAGGAGATAAAGCCATATACCAGAAAGGAATCTAATGTAGATCTATATCCGGACAGGATTGCTATGCAGGACGCGACTGCACAGATGGCGATATTACAATTTATATCGTCAGGAGTGCCGTCTGTGCACGTACCGACTACCGTCCATTGTGATCACCTGATATTGGCGCATCATGGTGTCTCAGACGATCTGCCTGCCGCAAAGATGACAAATAAGGAGGTTTATGACTTTCTTGCTTCAGCCGCTAAAAAATATGGTATGGGGTTTTGGGATCCGGGGGCAGGGATCATTCATCAGGTAGTTTTAGAGAATTATGCTTTTCCCGGCGCTCTGCTTATTGGTACCGACTCACACACTCCAAATGGAGGTGGCCTGGGTATGCTGGCAATCGGTGTGGGTGGGGCGGATGCTGTAGATGTTATGGTAGGGTTGCCATTTGGTATAAAGTGGCCAGGTGTTATAGGAATTAAATTAACCGGTAAATTGTCAGGATGGTCATCTCCCAAGGACGTTATTTTGAGAGTAATGAAAGAGCTTACTGTTAAAGGAGGGACCGGTTCTGTCGTAGAATATTTCGGAGATGGCGCATCTTCGATTTCATGTACGGGTAAGGCCACTATATGTAATATGGGAGCGGAGCACGGCGCCACAACATCTACGTTTCCTCTGGATTCAAAGATGTTGGAGTATCTGAGAGCAACTGACAGATCTGACATAGCTATTTTAGCAGAAGAATATTCAGAGTATTTCAGAGCAGATGAAGAGGTATACGCGGATCCTGCAAAATATTATGATAAGATTGTAGAAATAAACTTAACAGAGCTTGAGCCATTGGTCTGCGGCCCTCATACACCTGATAAGGTGCGTTCTGTATCAGAGTTCAGAGATGAAATAGTAAAGGAAGATTATCCGGATAATGTTAAATACGCACTTATCGGTTCATGTACAAACTCCTCTTATGAGGACATGGGGCGCGCGGCTGCCGTGGCAAAGGATGCTGTTGTCAAAGGACTGAAGTTGTCTGCTCCGCTATTAGTGACACCGGGATCAAACCTGATTGAAGATACTATTAAACGTGATGGGCAGATGAAAGCCCTGACTGATGCCGGTGCAACCGAACTGGCCAATGCCTGTGGTCCGTGTATAGGTCAGTGGAAACGGACGGATATTGGAGAAGGTGAGAGAAACACCATTGTTAACTCTTATAATAGAAATTTTCGCGCCCGTAATGATGGAAATAAGGAGACACTCTCATTTATCTGCTCTCCTGAACTCGTAACTGCATATGCCTTCTCAGGTTCTCTCTCTTTCAATCCATTAAAAGATAAGCTGAAAACAGTATCCGGGCAGGAAGTAATGTTGGAAGAACCATCTGCAGAAGAGTTGCCGTCTGCCGGATTTACCGGCTGCGGCAAAGGATATGTTCCGCCTGAGGATGATGGGTCAAAAGTGGAAATTGTTATAAATCCGGAGTCAGAACGTCTTCAGGTATTGGCTCCTTTTTTGCCATGGGATGGTAATGATTTTGTCGATGTTCCTTTATTATTAAAAGCTTCAGGGAAATGTACAACCGATCATATTTCTCCAGCTGGGCCATGGTTAAAGTTCAGAGGACATCTGGATCGTATCTCTGACAATGCATTTTCTGGCACTGTGAACGCGTTTGATGGTTCGGTTGGTACAGGTAAGAATCAGTTCACAGGAAAACGCGGTATAAGGTTCTCAGATATTGCTCGTGATTACAAGGAGCGTGGAGTTTCATGGGTTGTTGCAGGTGATGAAAACTATGGAGAGGGCTCTTCACGTGAGCATGCTGCCATGTCTCCAAGGTTCCTTGGCGCTGCCGCGGTAATCGTCCGCTCATTCGCCCGGATCCACGAAACTAATTTAAAGAAGCAGGGCGTCCTTCCCCTGACATTTGTTAACCCGGCGGACTATGAAAAGTTCTGTGAGGATGACAAGGTGTCAATCACAGGTCTGGAGGGCCTGGCTCCAGGCAAAAATGTTTCCGTTAAAATCAAACACAGTGACGGAACAGAAGATAGTATAGAAACTAAACATACCATGTCAGATCAGCAGATAGAATGGTTCCGTACAGGTTCCGCATTAAATAAAATTGCTAGAGATCTAGAGGGGTAA
- a CDS encoding ATP-dependent Clp protease ATP-binding subunit: MLQKYIRYCTKKVLDAINIGTMELVNMRHTVFTSEFVLLGLLVQNDSSIFAIMEHLKLDTEGIRKRLMDDIFASLDSQTANIVTTGDVQLLISGEVEKVFEIALQEAKKMEDKLISTEALFLALFNPQSGKTSEILKKVGLGQENVRTAIQEIRGGRKVVNQDDESKLDVLKEYTLDLLELARQGELDPVIGREKEIERVIQILSRRKKNNPVLIGEAGVGKTVIVEGLAQQIVAAEVPQSLLSKKILSLDMAALIAGAGVRGEFEGRLKSIRDSIIDAGGRIILFIDELHTVVGVGGGAGGGLGAPDILKPALARGQLQLIGATTYDDYRKHIESDRALARRFQTVQVNAPGIDDTKKILNGLKPYYEKHHNIDYTPESLDAAARLSERYIADRAQPDKAIDLLDEAGSKKHLEMHYTPPDIKKLENEKRTQEAIKMEAFERQDFEEATKHHAELQDIEKRLIAEKEKWQRELSEKDSSVTSEDIAGVVSNWTGIPVSRMLESEADKLSHMEEKIHERIVAQEAAVGAIADAIRRNRAGMRESSKPIGTFLFLGPTGVGKTELAKTLAEFLFDDETRIIRLDMSEYMERHEVAKLIGAPPGYVGYGEGGQLTEKIKRMPYSVVLLDEVEKAHPDVFNMLLQVLDEGRLTDAQGHIISFRNTIIIGTSNIGSEKLAERHEIGFKSGSGIISHDEAKDMVLSEVKKYFKPEFLNRLDDMIVFHSLTKKHMSRILDILLNKLIKRLEDEEIFLEVDSKTKEKLVTDGFEPQYGARPLKRAIEREIENKLSLCLVNREFKSGDKVKAIIKDKEIVFEKISI; the protein is encoded by the coding sequence ATGCTGCAAAAATATATTAGATACTGCACAAAAAAGGTATTAGATGCCATAAACATCGGAACTATGGAACTGGTAAACATGAGGCATACTGTTTTTACATCAGAATTTGTGCTTTTAGGATTACTGGTCCAGAATGATTCATCTATCTTTGCAATTATGGAACACCTTAAACTGGATACAGAAGGAATAAGAAAACGTCTTATGGATGACATATTTGCATCTTTAGATAGTCAAACGGCTAATATAGTAACTACTGGTGATGTTCAATTATTAATATCAGGTGAAGTTGAAAAAGTGTTTGAGATTGCTTTGCAGGAAGCAAAAAAGATGGAAGACAAGCTTATCAGTACAGAAGCGTTATTTCTTGCGCTCTTTAATCCACAGTCAGGAAAGACCTCTGAAATTCTCAAAAAAGTCGGCCTGGGACAGGAAAATGTCAGAACGGCTATTCAAGAGATCAGAGGGGGGAGAAAGGTTGTAAATCAGGACGATGAAAGCAAGCTCGATGTATTAAAAGAATATACACTGGATCTGTTAGAACTTGCAAGACAGGGCGAACTGGATCCGGTAATAGGTAGAGAAAAGGAGATAGAGAGGGTGATCCAGATTCTATCGAGACGCAAAAAAAATAATCCCGTCTTAATAGGAGAAGCAGGGGTAGGTAAAACGGTTATTGTTGAAGGCCTTGCCCAGCAGATTGTTGCCGCGGAGGTGCCACAATCGTTACTGTCGAAGAAAATTCTTTCACTTGACATGGCCGCCCTTATTGCGGGAGCCGGTGTCAGAGGCGAATTTGAAGGCAGGCTTAAATCTATCAGGGACTCAATAATAGATGCCGGAGGACGCATTATACTTTTCATCGATGAATTACATACTGTAGTAGGTGTAGGCGGAGGAGCCGGCGGAGGATTGGGCGCTCCGGACATATTAAAGCCGGCATTGGCAAGAGGACAACTACAGTTGATTGGCGCAACTACGTATGATGACTATCGAAAACATATAGAATCGGACAGAGCGCTTGCGAGACGATTTCAGACAGTACAGGTGAATGCTCCCGGAATCGATGATACAAAAAAAATCCTTAATGGACTTAAGCCCTACTACGAAAAACACCATAATATAGATTATACTCCGGAATCATTGGATGCTGCGGCACGCCTTTCCGAACGCTACATTGCAGACAGGGCACAACCTGACAAGGCAATAGACCTCCTGGATGAAGCAGGGTCAAAGAAACATCTTGAAATGCATTACACACCACCTGATATAAAGAAACTGGAAAATGAAAAAAGAACGCAAGAAGCCATTAAAATGGAAGCTTTTGAAAGACAGGACTTTGAGGAGGCGACAAAACATCATGCAGAATTGCAAGACATAGAAAAGCGGCTTATCGCTGAAAAGGAAAAGTGGCAAAGAGAACTAAGCGAGAAGGACTCCTCTGTAACTTCTGAAGATATAGCCGGTGTCGTCTCAAATTGGACTGGTATTCCGGTTTCAAGAATGCTGGAAAGCGAGGCAGACAAGTTATCACACATGGAAGAAAAAATACATGAACGCATAGTCGCCCAGGAAGCCGCCGTAGGAGCAATTGCCGATGCGATAAGGAGGAACAGAGCGGGGATGAGAGAATCTTCAAAACCAATAGGCACCTTCCTGTTTCTAGGCCCAACGGGAGTGGGAAAAACAGAACTGGCAAAAACACTAGCAGAGTTTCTTTTTGATGACGAAACCCGTATTATCAGACTGGACATGTCAGAGTATATGGAACGTCATGAAGTCGCGAAACTTATTGGCGCACCACCAGGTTATGTAGGTTATGGAGAGGGAGGACAGCTTACTGAAAAAATCAAACGTATGCCTTATTCGGTAGTATTGCTTGATGAAGTAGAAAAGGCCCATCCGGATGTATTTAATATGCTCCTCCAGGTACTTGACGAAGGAAGGCTTACTGATGCACAGGGCCACATCATTAGCTTCCGGAATACTATAATCATAGGGACCTCAAACATAGGAAGCGAAAAGCTTGCAGAAAGACATGAAATAGGATTTAAGTCCGGTTCTGGTATAATCAGCCACGATGAAGCAAAGGATATGGTCCTGTCAGAAGTAAAAAAATATTTTAAACCTGAGTTTCTGAATAGATTAGATGATATGATTGTTTTTCACTCTTTAACGAAAAAGCATATGTCACGTATTTTGGACATTCTCCTGAATAAGCTTATAAAGAGGCTGGAGGATGAAGAAATATTCCTTGAAGTAGATTCAAAAACTAAGGAAAAACTGGTAACAGATGGCTTTGAACCACAGTATGGCGCCCGTCCGTTGAAGAGGGCGATTGAACGAGAAATAGAAAACAAATTATCATTATGTTTAGTAAACCGGGAATTTAAATCCGGAGACAAAGTCAAAGCAATAATAAAAGATAAAGAGATAGTTTTTGAAAAGATTTCTATATGA
- a CDS encoding DNA-binding protein, with product MKILILIMLMITVFVSANESFAQRGMGRGSEVWGLENQYCLSYIPDTVETIGGEVIRVEKVSPEKGMFYGVHLIVKTGEETISVHLGPGWYLQGQGVMFEPGDKVEITGSKVAFDEEEAIIAAEITKGDKILKLRDKNGLPFWRDRMGRRVR from the coding sequence ATGAAGATTCTGATATTAATAATGTTAATGATTACGGTATTTGTTTCAGCAAATGAATCCTTTGCACAGAGAGGCATGGGAAGAGGCTCTGAAGTCTGGGGACTTGAAAATCAATATTGTCTGTCTTATATACCGGATACTGTAGAAACTATAGGTGGTGAAGTTATCAGAGTTGAGAAAGTATCACCGGAAAAAGGGATGTTCTATGGAGTACATCTAATAGTAAAAACCGGTGAAGAGACTATATCCGTGCATCTGGGTCCTGGATGGTACCTTCAAGGTCAGGGTGTCATGTTCGAACCGGGGGATAAAGTGGAAATTACCGGTTCAAAAGTCGCCTTTGATGAAGAAGAGGCCATTATTGCCGCAGAGATAACAAAAGGTGATAAGATCCTCAAACTCAGAGATAAAAACGGGCTTCCATTCTGGAGAGATCGAATGGGTCGAAGGGTTCGCTAG
- a CDS encoding MBL fold metallo-hydrolase → MKIGNYELHSLETGRFALDGGAMFGIVPKVIWSKLHPPDDQNRVEMALRSLLIIDDKRKILVDTGIGTKLSENDKEIYKLDQTEYNLEASLEKYDLETKDITDVVLTHLHLDHVGGATYLNGNKHKLTFPNASHYVQKTHHEWASKPSEKDKGSFITEDFKTIEGEGKLRLVDGYAMILPNIDVIIYDGHTTGQQVIKISDGINTLVCCGDVIPFTSHIRIPYIASYDINPITSSEDKEKLLSRASNGDWTLFFVHDPVTEAVKVEKSKKGYTIKETISL, encoded by the coding sequence ATGAAAATAGGAAATTATGAACTGCATTCGTTAGAGACCGGAAGGTTTGCCCTTGACGGCGGTGCAATGTTTGGGATAGTTCCAAAGGTAATATGGAGCAAGCTACACCCTCCAGATGATCAAAACAGGGTAGAAATGGCCCTCAGATCGCTACTTATTATAGATGATAAACGGAAAATTCTCGTTGATACCGGTATCGGTACTAAGTTATCAGAAAATGATAAGGAAATCTATAAATTAGACCAGACAGAATACAACCTTGAAGCATCCCTGGAAAAATACGATCTGGAGACTAAGGATATAACTGACGTAGTCCTGACCCATCTACATCTGGACCATGTTGGCGGAGCTACTTATTTAAATGGGAACAAACATAAGCTTACGTTTCCAAATGCGTCACATTATGTTCAAAAAACACATCACGAATGGGCATCAAAACCGAGTGAAAAGGACAAAGGCAGTTTTATCACGGAAGATTTCAAGACAATAGAAGGAGAAGGCAAACTACGACTTGTAGATGGATACGCAATGATATTACCAAACATAGATGTCATAATCTACGATGGCCATACTACAGGTCAACAAGTTATAAAAATATCAGACGGAATAAATACACTTGTCTGCTGTGGAGATGTAATACCTTTCACATCTCACATCAGGATACCTTATATAGCGAGTTACGATATCAACCCGATAACGTCAAGTGAAGATAAGGAAAAATTATTGTCAAGGGCCAGTAACGGTGACTGGACTCTGTTCTTTGTACACGACCCTGTTACAGAAGCTGTCAAAGTGGAAAAATCAAAAAAAGGATATACTATAAAAGAAACAATATCTTTATAG
- a CDS encoding potassium channel family protein: MKDSANTFRNKLILTLVLFIIVLSSGTAGYYFIEGWRVFDSLYMTVITLSTVGFHEIEPLSKAGKAFTIGLIFFSLGVVAFAVNYGLKAIFEGEFRDVFGRRKLKKALGSLENHYIICGYGRMGKVISKEFEIKGIPFVVVEKEGQGLDIDGDVIVVYGDATRDELLKDVGIERAKGLISVLDSDPQNLYVVLSARGLNKDLFIVARANDEGADYKLTRAGADKVVSPYHIGGLRMAHTILKPTVVDFLELTAKTGNMEIQIEEVVVEDASALAGKTIKEADIRAKNWVVIVALRKNNGKMFFNPRAHTLIEVGDKVAVIGEPDHFTQFEDMARGKRGTNSH, encoded by the coding sequence ATGAAAGATAGTGCAAACACATTTAGAAACAAGCTGATTCTGACCCTGGTCCTTTTTATTATTGTTTTATCGTCTGGTACTGCGGGTTACTATTTTATTGAGGGATGGCGAGTTTTTGACTCGCTGTACATGACAGTTATTACTCTTTCAACGGTAGGGTTTCATGAAATAGAACCACTTTCAAAAGCTGGAAAGGCCTTTACTATCGGCTTGATATTTTTTAGCCTCGGAGTTGTCGCATTTGCAGTAAATTATGGATTAAAGGCTATATTTGAAGGTGAATTTCGGGATGTATTCGGGAGGAGAAAATTGAAGAAGGCATTAGGGTCGTTGGAAAACCACTACATTATCTGCGGTTACGGCCGCATGGGGAAGGTAATCAGCAAGGAATTTGAGATAAAGGGGATTCCATTTGTTGTTGTAGAAAAAGAAGGACAAGGGCTAGATATAGATGGAGATGTTATCGTTGTCTATGGAGATGCGACAAGAGACGAGTTACTTAAAGATGTTGGTATAGAGAGAGCAAAGGGTCTCATATCAGTTCTTGATTCAGATCCCCAGAACCTTTACGTTGTGCTCAGTGCAAGGGGTCTTAATAAAGACCTGTTTATAGTTGCAAGGGCAAATGATGAGGGTGCGGATTATAAGCTGACAAGGGCTGGTGCGGATAAGGTCGTTTCTCCATATCATATTGGAGGCCTCAGAATGGCCCATACCATACTTAAACCAACGGTGGTAGACTTCCTGGAGTTAACGGCAAAGACCGGTAATATGGAAATTCAAATAGAAGAGGTGGTAGTGGAAGATGCGTCGGCATTGGCGGGTAAAACCATCAAGGAAGCGGATATCAGGGCAAAAAACTGGGTCGTAATCGTGGCGCTGAGAAAAAATAATGGAAAAATGTTCTTTAACCCTCGTGCTCATACACTGATAGAGGTAGGTGACAAGGTAGCGGTGATAGGAGAACCGGACCACTTTACTCAGTTTGAAGATATGGCCAGGGGGAAGAGAGGCACAAATTCACACTGA
- a CDS encoding 4Fe-4S binding protein gives MKYTLHYISKTMILSAYTILILLYATSVIWASGGGRRGMGFLDVILLPRVWVGAIFCLTGMGLMINSWVHRNLRSVILGAVFFLFGILPALPLGEFALGMGIHPSPVCAITKPFLFLSTGRGVPVIFITILAFIAVFSIIGNKLFCGWACPIGAIQELFNRIPLSKKSKIILPFKVTNPVRIIIFLAFLTLVFVAGIGIYGYFNPFHFLHWGFEPYAIMVMLFVVTASLFIFRPFCYLVCPVERTRVIKRVRGNILEKERQE, from the coding sequence ATGAAATATACTTTACACTATATTAGCAAAACAATGATATTATCAGCTTATACGATTCTCATATTGTTGTACGCTACGTCTGTCATCTGGGCTTCAGGTGGTGGTAGAAGAGGAATGGGATTTCTGGATGTTATACTTTTACCACGTGTATGGGTAGGTGCTATCTTTTGCCTGACAGGAATGGGACTGATGATAAATTCGTGGGTGCATCGTAATCTGAGGTCAGTAATACTTGGTGCAGTGTTCTTTCTGTTTGGAATACTTCCAGCATTACCTCTGGGGGAATTTGCTCTGGGAATGGGCATCCATCCCAGTCCGGTTTGTGCAATCACCAAACCATTTCTGTTTCTGAGTACCGGAAGGGGAGTGCCTGTGATATTCATTACAATCCTCGCATTTATTGCCGTGTTCAGTATAATCGGAAACAAGCTTTTCTGTGGCTGGGCTTGCCCTATTGGAGCTATCCAGGAACTCTTTAACCGGATACCTCTGTCAAAGAAGTCCAAGATCATACTTCCTTTCAAGGTAACCAATCCTGTACGGATAATAATATTCCTTGCATTTTTAACCCTTGTTTTTGTTGCAGGCATAGGTATTTACGGTTATTTTAATCCGTTCCATTTCCTGCACTGGGGATTTGAGCCGTATGCAATTATGGTTATGCTATTTGTTGTGACTGCATCTCTTTTTATCTTTAGACCATTTTGTTATCTGGTTTGCCCAGTTGAGCGTACAAGAGTTATAAAAAGAGTTAGAGGCAATATTTTGGAAAAGGAGCGACAAGAATAA
- a CDS encoding SDR family oxidoreductase, translating into MKLQGKVAIVTAASSDRGSAIAELLASEGAAVTINYLKNRKRAESALKRIESCGGKAMVIQADVTVKASVNKMVTDTIKKFGSIDILVNNAHGTIQRRNFKETKWKEFIENLNGTIKGAHNCCQAVISGMQKKQWGRIINIMDNIVNDPVKGYTSHTTAQSALVGLTRILALELGHFGITVNLINAGFTLAEKTPHVPPRIQKVMAEQTPLKRLAVPIDIAKAVLFYTTDFSDFITGNCLTVDGGKTMR; encoded by the coding sequence TTGAAACTGCAAGGTAAAGTCGCGATAGTTACAGCAGCAAGCAGTGACAGAGGGAGTGCTATCGCCGAACTCCTGGCGTCTGAAGGTGCAGCTGTTACTATTAATTACCTTAAAAACAGGAAGAGAGCAGAATCCGCTTTGAAGAGGATAGAAAGTTGTGGGGGTAAGGCAATGGTGATACAGGCAGACGTAACTGTCAAGGCAAGTGTTAACAAAATGGTTACAGACACCATTAAAAAATTTGGCAGTATAGACATCCTTGTAAACAATGCTCATGGTACCATACAACGAAGAAACTTTAAAGAAACTAAATGGAAAGAGTTCATTGAAAACCTGAACGGCACAATAAAAGGGGCACACAATTGTTGCCAGGCGGTAATTAGTGGGATGCAGAAGAAACAATGGGGAAGGATCATTAATATAATGGACAATATAGTTAATGATCCCGTAAAAGGGTATACCAGCCATACAACAGCCCAGTCAGCACTGGTTGGATTGACGAGGATCCTTGCACTTGAGCTGGGTCATTTTGGTATAACCGTTAACCTGATAAATGCGGGGTTTACTCTAGCGGAAAAGACACCTCATGTACCACCTCGAATACAGAAGGTAATGGCGGAGCAGACACCGCTTAAACGACTTGCAGTGCCAATAGATATTGCCAAAGCTGTCCTCTTCTACACTACTGATTTTTCTGACTTTATAACAGGCAACTGTTTAACAGTTGACGGCGGCAAGACGATGCGTTGA